The following are encoded together in the Mycobacteriales bacterium genome:
- a CDS encoding glycosyltransferase, whose product MGSTARSALAPEIRSLYEQPDLFVAPAVLESFGIAALEARCAGLPVLARTAGGIGEFGGHDRHGLLAGSDSELVRDLVRLAADSAERSVWPR is encoded by the coding sequence ATGGGTTCAACTGCCCGGTCGGCTCTCGCGCCCGAGATCCGTTCCTTGTACGAACAGCCGGACCTGTTCGTGGCCCCGGCCGTGCTCGAGTCGTTCGGGATCGCGGCCCTGGAGGCACGCTGCGCCGGACTGCCCGTGCTGGCGCGGACGGCTGGAGGAATCGGAGAGTTCGGGGGGCACGACCGGCACGGGCTGCTGGCCGGAAGCGATTCGGAACTGGTCCGTGACCTGGTGCGGCTGGCCGCAGATTCGGCCGAGCGGAGCGTCTGGCCGCGATGA
- a CDS encoding lysylphosphatidylglycerol synthase transmembrane domain-containing protein has translation MTAVIEDARPDQRGRSRPGVRPALAVLVAAAVGVLLFRQRVALDAGADGLAHADLRWLAAAAAGTVLMWTAGTVAAAGSIPCRIPLLRLFAVQVGGTFANHVLPAGSGGITVNVRFLRRCGLSRPAAFGAVGLNMLAGVVGHTALLVGAVVLAPRSLAVYPHGAPPGWTLLALTAAVALVALAGWLGRGRWLPALRRLRDQLAELAVVARTPTRAAQLWIGSVAAPVLHCAVLFAVLHAVGGTVGLLPVTIAYLLASSASALLPSPGGFGSLDVALVAALVAVGQPATVALAAVLAYRLITVWIPLLPGACVLAVLIRRKVV, from the coding sequence ATGACTGCGGTGATCGAGGACGCGCGACCGGACCAGCGCGGCCGGTCGCGGCCGGGGGTACGGCCGGCCCTTGCTGTTCTCGTCGCCGCCGCCGTGGGAGTGCTCCTGTTCCGGCAGCGGGTCGCCCTGGATGCCGGCGCGGACGGCCTGGCACACGCGGACCTGCGCTGGCTGGCGGCAGCCGCGGCCGGGACGGTGCTCATGTGGACAGCCGGCACGGTCGCCGCGGCCGGCTCGATACCGTGCCGGATCCCGCTTCTTCGGTTGTTCGCGGTGCAGGTCGGCGGGACGTTCGCCAACCACGTCCTGCCGGCCGGCTCGGGTGGGATCACGGTGAACGTCCGCTTCCTGCGCCGCTGCGGGTTGAGCCGGCCGGCGGCGTTCGGAGCGGTCGGCCTGAACATGCTGGCGGGTGTGGTCGGCCACACCGCGCTGCTCGTCGGTGCCGTGGTCCTCGCTCCGCGGTCGCTGGCCGTGTACCCGCATGGCGCGCCTCCCGGCTGGACGCTGCTGGCCCTCACAGCTGCGGTGGCGCTCGTGGCGCTGGCCGGCTGGCTGGGCCGCGGCCGCTGGCTGCCGGCGCTTCGGCGGCTGCGCGACCAACTGGCGGAGCTCGCGGTGGTGGCGCGCACGCCCACTCGAGCGGCCCAGCTGTGGATCGGCTCGGTCGCCGCGCCGGTGTTGCACTGCGCGGTGCTGTTCGCCGTCCTGCACGCGGTCGGTGGCACCGTCGGTCTGCTGCCCGTGACCATCGCCTATCTGCTCGCGTCGTCCGCGTCGGCGCTGCTGCCCTCCCCTGGCGGTTTCGGCTCCCTGGACGTCGCGCTGGTCGCTGCGCTCGTCGCGGTCGGCCAGCCGGCGACGGTCGCCCTCGCCGCGGTCCTGGCCTACCGCCTGATCACGGTCTGGATCCCCCTGCTGCCCGGCGCCTGTGTGCTTGCTGTGCTCATCCGGCGCAAGGTCGTCTGA
- a CDS encoding response regulator transcription factor, with product MTVRVAVAEDQYLVRAGLRGIVDTVDDLTVVAEAATGRQAVDLARRELPDVILMDIRMPDLDGIEATRLITASTDVRVLVLTTFDLDDYVYEALRAGASGFLLKDTPPLDLLAAIRVIAAGDALLAPSITRRLLAEFAGRPAPSAPPVGSPRPLASITDREHEVLGLVAEGLSNAEIAQRLHITPGTAKTHVGNLLTKLDVRDRVHLVILAYRTGVATPGGTS from the coding sequence GTGACCGTCCGGGTGGCGGTGGCCGAGGACCAGTACCTCGTCCGCGCCGGCCTCCGCGGGATCGTCGACACCGTGGACGACCTGACGGTCGTCGCGGAGGCGGCCACGGGCCGGCAGGCCGTCGACCTCGCCCGCCGGGAACTGCCGGACGTCATCCTCATGGACATCCGGATGCCCGACCTGGACGGGATCGAGGCCACCCGGCTCATCACCGCCTCGACCGACGTACGGGTGCTGGTCCTCACCACGTTCGATCTCGACGACTACGTCTACGAAGCGCTGCGCGCGGGCGCGAGCGGGTTCCTGCTCAAGGACACCCCGCCGCTGGACCTCCTGGCCGCCATCCGGGTGATCGCCGCCGGCGATGCGCTGCTCGCCCCGAGCATCACCCGCCGGCTCCTCGCCGAGTTCGCGGGCCGACCCGCCCCGTCCGCTCCACCGGTCGGCAGCCCGCGGCCGCTGGCGTCCATCACCGACCGGGAACACGAAGTGCTCGGACTCGTCGCCGAAGGGCTGTCCAACGCCGAGATCGCCCAACGCCTGCACATCACCCCGGGCACCGCGAAGACCCACGTCGGGAACCTGCTCACCAAGCTCGACGTACGGGACCGGGTGCACCTCGTGATCCTCGCCTACCGCACCGGCGTGGCCACTCCGGGCGGGACCAGCTGA
- a CDS encoding sensor histidine kinase codes for MRTAPRPPLPERLGPASWLALDGLVAVGYGAIAGTVVLRHPTGRSPALELAAIAVLGLAYALRRLSPVGALAVAVVVLVALRWPYPALVPAWSALYLVAVTRRRITSLAALAVTVLASVYGAPVLDRGVLLTLIAGLVWAVGYAVGRHRAYEQQALEQQVQQTDAELEKARRGVTEERMRIARELHDVVAHSMSVITVQAGFGHLVIDQDPEKAREALGVIEATGRDALTEMRRLLGVLRAEDQDGSAARTPTPDLSDLEHLLRRTARAGVQVHLEITGRPRRLPSGIELSAYRIVQEALTNVVKHAGTPASRVSIGYEEHQLSIEITDDGRARPGADGHGHGLVGMQERVNLYGGWLRAGPLPGRGFQVLARLPLSEATA; via the coding sequence GTGCGCACCGCTCCGCGCCCGCCGCTGCCCGAGCGCCTCGGCCCGGCTTCCTGGCTGGCGCTGGACGGCCTGGTCGCCGTCGGGTACGGCGCGATCGCCGGCACGGTGGTGCTCCGGCATCCGACCGGCCGGTCGCCGGCGCTGGAGCTGGCCGCGATCGCAGTCCTCGGCCTGGCGTACGCGTTGAGGAGGCTGAGCCCAGTGGGCGCCCTCGCCGTGGCCGTGGTGGTGCTCGTGGCACTGCGGTGGCCGTACCCGGCCCTGGTCCCGGCGTGGTCGGCGCTGTACCTGGTAGCCGTCACGCGCCGCCGCATCACCTCACTCGCGGCGCTCGCCGTCACCGTCCTCGCGTCCGTGTACGGGGCGCCGGTCCTCGACCGCGGTGTGCTGCTCACCCTGATCGCCGGGCTGGTCTGGGCGGTCGGCTATGCCGTCGGGCGGCACCGGGCGTACGAGCAGCAGGCTCTGGAGCAGCAGGTCCAGCAGACCGACGCGGAACTGGAGAAGGCCCGGCGCGGTGTCACCGAGGAGAGAATGCGCATCGCCCGGGAACTGCACGACGTCGTCGCCCACAGCATGAGCGTGATCACCGTGCAGGCCGGCTTCGGCCACCTCGTCATCGACCAGGATCCGGAGAAGGCCCGGGAGGCGCTCGGCGTCATCGAGGCCACGGGCCGCGATGCCCTCACCGAGATGCGTCGGCTCCTCGGTGTGCTGCGGGCCGAGGACCAGGACGGATCCGCCGCCCGCACGCCCACTCCCGATCTCTCCGATCTCGAGCATCTCCTCCGCAGGACGGCACGCGCCGGCGTCCAGGTCCACCTCGAGATCACCGGCCGGCCCCGGCGACTGCCGTCGGGGATCGAGCTGTCGGCGTACCGGATCGTGCAGGAGGCGTTGACCAATGTCGTCAAGCACGCCGGCACTCCCGCCAGCCGGGTCAGCATCGGCTACGAGGAGCACCAGCTGTCCATCGAGATCACCGACGACGGCCGAGCTCGACCGGGGGCCGACGGGCACGGTCATGGCCTCGTCGGGATGCAGGAGCGGGTGAACCTCTACGGCGGCTGGCTGCGCGCCGGGCCGCTGCCCGGCCGCGGGTTCCAGGTTCTGGCCCGGCTGCCGCTCAGCGAGGCCACGGCGTGA
- a CDS encoding ATP-binding cassette domain-containing protein, translated as MIRAEELTKRYRSTLAVDRLSFDVRPGRVTGFLGPNGAGKSTTMRMILALDTPTGGRALVNGRPYRSLRHPLRHVGALLDAGAVHGGRSARNHLRFLAASNDLPRGRVEDVLGRTGLSEVAGGRIGRFSLGMRQRLGIAAALLGDPPILLFDEPVNGLDPDGIRWIRGLMKSLAAEGRTVLVSSHLMSEMALTAEHLIVIGNGRLIADTDVADFIRASALDDVLVRSPDRDRLAVLLAAEGAGVAAEADGGLAVTGLSSRDISRLAAARGIAVYELAARQASLEEAYMKLTADAVMFRATDPDPAGTGGGRPR; from the coding sequence ATGATCAGAGCCGAAGAACTGACCAAACGCTACCGATCGACGCTCGCGGTCGACCGGCTGTCCTTCGACGTCCGTCCGGGCCGGGTCACCGGGTTCCTCGGACCCAACGGCGCCGGGAAGTCCACCACCATGCGGATGATCCTCGCTCTCGACACCCCCACCGGGGGCCGTGCGCTGGTGAACGGCCGGCCGTACCGGTCGCTGCGGCACCCGCTGCGACACGTGGGGGCGCTGCTCGACGCCGGTGCGGTGCACGGTGGTCGCAGCGCCCGCAACCACCTGCGCTTCCTGGCCGCGAGCAACGATCTTCCCCGCGGTCGCGTCGAGGACGTCCTCGGACGCACCGGCCTGTCCGAGGTCGCCGGCGGCCGGATCGGCCGGTTCTCCCTGGGCATGCGGCAGCGGCTCGGGATCGCCGCCGCGCTGCTGGGCGATCCGCCGATCCTGCTGTTCGACGAGCCGGTCAACGGCCTGGATCCGGACGGAATCCGGTGGATCAGAGGTCTGATGAAGTCGCTTGCCGCGGAAGGCCGCACGGTCTTGGTCTCGAGCCACCTGATGAGTGAGATGGCGCTGACCGCCGAGCACTTGATCGTGATCGGGAACGGCCGGCTGATCGCGGACACCGATGTCGCCGACTTCATCCGGGCCAGTGCGCTGGATGACGTGCTCGTCCGATCACCGGACCGCGACCGCCTGGCCGTCCTGCTGGCCGCGGAAGGCGCCGGCGTCGCCGCGGAGGCCGACGGCGGACTGGCGGTCACCGGGCTCAGCTCCCGGGACATCAGCCGGCTCGCGGCCGCGCGCGGTATCGCCGTGTACGAGCTGGCCGCCCGGCAGGCGTCACTGGAGGAGGCGTACATGAAGCTCACCGCCGACGCCGTCATGTTTCGGGCGACGGATCCCGACCCGGCCGGCACCG